One genomic region from Paenibacillus antri encodes:
- a CDS encoding carboxypeptidase family protein: MNGIAIEDDYAGGNIRVIGQASGVVALEQQLRDTSGWWFYWSFAATAAEARAVAFEFANGEVIGPWGPAYSRDGIEWTWLGADASGSSRASFAYAFEAGEKAYFSYCIPYQQHHFETFYARISPHPLVRRKVLAVSERLRALPLLVAGDASAERHILITCRHHACESVSGYVMEGFLEHCLQPPYSLFLTQCKLHYVPFVDLDGAERGDQGKGRAPHDHNRDYTDRPLYRSTAALTAYASALPLEVGIDFHSPYLWGGRNDRPFIVKRRSPMKEEIERFGALLMRATSRSEAAANELRYDGAHDIEAGEDWNQPNDRTCSSFFERRGARLAFSFELPYFGVEGGVVTPDSCRRFGADFAAALEAYMLEGGRHDEDR; encoded by the coding sequence ATGAACGGCATCGCCATCGAAGACGATTACGCCGGCGGCAACATTCGCGTCATCGGGCAAGCGTCCGGCGTCGTCGCGCTCGAGCAGCAGCTGCGCGATACGTCGGGCTGGTGGTTTTACTGGAGCTTCGCGGCGACCGCCGCCGAAGCTCGCGCCGTCGCGTTCGAGTTCGCGAACGGCGAGGTGATCGGACCGTGGGGACCGGCGTACAGTCGGGACGGCATCGAATGGACGTGGCTCGGCGCGGACGCTTCGGGAAGCTCGCGGGCGTCGTTCGCGTACGCGTTCGAAGCCGGAGAGAAGGCGTACTTCAGCTATTGCATCCCGTACCAGCAACACCATTTCGAAACGTTCTACGCTCGCATATCCCCGCATCCGCTCGTCCGCCGGAAGGTGCTGGCCGTGTCCGAGCGGCTCCGCGCGCTGCCGCTGCTCGTCGCGGGGGACGCCTCCGCCGAGAGGCATATCCTGATTACGTGCCGTCATCACGCGTGCGAATCCGTATCCGGTTATGTCATGGAAGGCTTCTTGGAGCATTGCCTACAGCCGCCTTATTCCCTGTTTCTTACGCAATGCAAACTCCATTACGTACCCTTCGTCGATCTCGACGGCGCGGAACGCGGCGATCAGGGCAAAGGCCGGGCGCCTCACGACCATAACCGGGACTATACGGATCGTCCTCTGTACCGCTCGACCGCGGCGCTGACGGCCTACGCAAGCGCCCTCCCCCTCGAGGTCGGCATCGATTTCCATAGCCCGTATTTATGGGGAGGCCGCAACGATCGACCGTTCATCGTCAAGCGCCGTTCGCCGATGAAGGAGGAAATCGAACGGTTCGGGGCGCTGCTGATGCGCGCGACGAGCCGTTCGGAGGCGGCTGCGAACGAACTGCGGTACGACGGGGCGCACGACATCGAGGCGGGCGAGGATTGGAATCAGCCGAACGACCGCACCTGCAGCTCGTTCTTCGAGCGGCGGGGCGCGCGGCTGGCGTTCTCCTTCGAACTTCCGTACTTCGGAGTCGAGGGGGGCGTCGTTACGCCGGATAGCTGCCGGCGGTTCGGCGCCGATTTCGCGGCGGCCTTAGAAGCTTATATGCTGGAAGGAGGAAGACACGATGAGGACCGGTGA
- a CDS encoding aspartate aminotransferase family protein, producing the protein MGSGFDVSRRMYEESKQVLAAGVASNLRLAMKPVPIFAERAQGSKLFDVDGNAYIDYILAYGPQILGHAHPRFVEAVRRQAERGQAFGTQHRGEIELARKIVQHVPSAELVSFCSTGSEAVHVALRLSRAFTGRKKIVKFEGQYHGWFDNVFTSPATGGDGAVPGTAGQDPLALSELVPLPWNDVEALEACFRRYGEQLAAVVTEPIMCNSGCLPPLPGYLERLRELTAAHGTVLIFDEVITGFRLGLGGAQAALGVTPDLTTLGKAVAGGMPLSAVAGRSDIMELIADNRVTHMGTLNGNPLCTAAAVATIEALEEDGGAAYRRMESLTVRLTDALEEIASREGLPFIVNRCGPVFHTMFAEERPVERYEQFVRRDAARFAALAERLLREGVMVRPSGLWYLSAAHAEADVDDTAHRFERSVRKLKEAGGNP; encoded by the coding sequence ATGGGATCGGGATTCGACGTTAGCCGGAGGATGTACGAGGAATCCAAGCAAGTGTTGGCCGCGGGCGTCGCGAGCAATTTACGATTGGCGATGAAGCCGGTGCCGATCTTCGCCGAGCGCGCGCAGGGCTCCAAGTTGTTCGACGTCGACGGGAACGCGTATATCGACTACATCTTGGCTTACGGCCCGCAAATTCTAGGGCATGCGCATCCCCGGTTCGTCGAGGCGGTTCGGCGCCAAGCGGAACGGGGGCAAGCGTTCGGTACGCAGCATCGCGGCGAGATCGAATTGGCCCGGAAAATCGTGCAGCATGTACCGAGCGCCGAGTTGGTCAGCTTCTGCAGCACGGGCTCCGAGGCGGTGCACGTCGCGCTGCGGCTGTCGCGCGCCTTCACGGGGCGAAAGAAGATCGTCAAATTCGAAGGCCAGTACCACGGCTGGTTCGATAATGTCTTTACGTCTCCGGCGACCGGCGGGGACGGCGCCGTTCCCGGCACGGCCGGGCAGGACCCGCTCGCGCTGTCCGAGCTCGTGCCGCTCCCGTGGAACGACGTCGAAGCGCTGGAGGCGTGCTTCCGGCGATACGGCGAACAGCTCGCCGCCGTCGTCACGGAGCCGATCATGTGCAACTCGGGCTGCTTGCCCCCCTTGCCGGGATACCTGGAGCGGCTGCGGGAGCTTACGGCGGCCCACGGGACCGTGTTGATTTTCGACGAGGTGATCACCGGCTTCCGGCTCGGCCTAGGGGGCGCCCAAGCGGCGCTCGGCGTAACGCCGGACTTGACGACGCTCGGCAAAGCCGTCGCCGGCGGGATGCCGCTCAGCGCGGTAGCCGGCAGAAGCGACATTATGGAGCTGATCGCGGACAACCGAGTGACCCACATGGGGACGTTAAACGGAAATCCGCTCTGTACGGCGGCCGCCGTCGCTACGATCGAAGCGCTGGAGGAGGACGGCGGAGCGGCGTATCGCCGGATGGAGTCGCTGACGGTCCGACTGACGGACGCCCTCGAAGAGATCGCGTCCCGCGAAGGTCTTCCGTTCATCGTGAATCGCTGCGGACCGGTGTTCCACACGATGTTCGCCGAGGAGCGGCCGGTGGAGCGGTACGAGCAATTCGTCCGCCGGGACGCCGCACGGTTCGCCGCGCTGGCCGAACGGCTGCTCCGGGAAGGCGTCATGGTCCGGCCGAGCGGGCTGTGGTATTTGTCCGCGGCGCACGCGGAGGCGGATGTGGACGATACGGCGCATCGGTTCGAAAGAAGCGTCAGAAAGCTGAAAGAGGCGGGGGGAAATCCATGA
- a CDS encoding creatininase family protein, producing the protein MTSLWMYERTREEISEFARAGGAAVVPLAATEQHGPHLPVYTDTIICEHIAREAGERAAEQVPLLIAPVLPIGCSQHHLAFGGTLSFASETYLRMLRDLGESLVADGFRRIIFLNGHGGNDPIMHQTASDLAVRHPIWTASASYWSVAGEALRSIGASRVGMVPGHAGGFETAAMLALRPELVRRDRIPAEHVHRPWINSGPPGAFIGRHLELTGVDGYTDAASQATPELGELYLETIVSSVAAWLVRTLQAMEEGERSR; encoded by the coding sequence ATGACATCGCTGTGGATGTACGAGCGCACGCGCGAAGAGATTTCCGAGTTCGCCCGCGCCGGCGGCGCCGCCGTCGTGCCGCTGGCCGCGACGGAACAGCACGGCCCGCACCTGCCGGTCTATACCGATACGATCATCTGTGAGCATATCGCGCGGGAGGCGGGCGAGCGCGCGGCCGAACAAGTGCCGCTCCTGATCGCTCCGGTGCTCCCGATCGGCTGCTCGCAGCATCACCTCGCGTTCGGCGGCACGCTGTCCTTCGCCTCGGAGACGTACTTGCGGATGCTGCGGGATCTCGGGGAAAGCCTCGTCGCGGACGGCTTTCGCAGGATCATCTTCCTGAACGGGCACGGGGGCAACGATCCGATCATGCACCAGACGGCGAGCGACCTCGCCGTGCGGCATCCGATCTGGACCGCCTCCGCCTCGTACTGGAGCGTCGCCGGGGAAGCGCTGCGTTCGATCGGGGCGAGCCGAGTCGGCATGGTGCCCGGCCATGCGGGCGGCTTCGAGACGGCGGCGATGCTGGCGCTGCGTCCGGAGCTCGTGCGGCGGGACCGCATCCCGGCCGAACACGTCCATAGGCCATGGATCAACAGCGGACCGCCGGGCGCCTTCATCGGCAGGCATCTGGAGCTGACGGGGGTCGACGGGTACACGGACGCCGCCTCCCAAGCGACGCCGGAGCTGGGGGAGCTGTATCTCGAGACGATCGTATCGAGCGTGGCGGCTTGGTTGGTGCGTACGTTGCAAGCGATGGAGGAAGGAGAGCGGAGCCGATGA
- a CDS encoding Ig-like domain-containing protein, which translates to MLKTTKRFAALLMSSVLFASSVPAASAADAGKLTYEVTYSAEDLSTPMDWYNSDYFDNPEYKENRFVQYWVETPIAPGGPRDTGFYIVYNEEGMNIFFQSNEQEREANGVLKNSSLEIFLQTGHGDLPYHQMIIPTNGGPVDYFEWQTEYRNNRPLKGNVTVVNEEIPTGWGTVVRIPWETYYEHVPLNGEDWEFAMIRWSPSHSPTWGGRVHQAGRFNVLDIQAPTAEQRTNIQKNVIRKAWAKFNETSATLRATWLNGDADDERFFNRYLQPLIAEGEAKGAEISNLDAMSAAEVDAMYAHVDEWFELRYDAEDARTADLKNRFFAENEAPTVADVTYSTLKNTPAAGTIVGTDPDGGALTFALGTAPLHGTATVTEGGDWTYAPNEDYVGTDAFTVVATDASGETATATVSVTVLRGPETTASISPGEPNGGGGWYTSDVTVALATTADDAVGANRTEYRIDGGDWTVYVEPIVLTEDGAHVVEYRGVDNAGHVEATRTATIAIDKSAPEAAVVLDVAVLWPPNHKLMPIQATVTSGDGEGGSGVASVRLVSIASSEPDEGTDGEDVPGDVADAEYGTEDTSFSLRAERSDGGSGRVYTITYAIADVAGNVTTVEATVTVPHNQ; encoded by the coding sequence ATGTTGAAAACAACGAAACGCTTTGCGGCGCTGCTGATGTCGTCCGTCCTGTTCGCCTCGAGCGTGCCGGCGGCGTCCGCGGCCGACGCCGGCAAGCTGACGTACGAAGTGACGTATTCGGCCGAAGATTTGTCTACGCCGATGGACTGGTACAACAGCGATTACTTCGACAACCCGGAGTACAAGGAAAATCGGTTCGTGCAATATTGGGTGGAAACGCCGATCGCTCCGGGAGGCCCCCGCGACACTGGCTTCTACATCGTCTATAACGAGGAAGGAATGAATATATTCTTCCAGTCGAACGAGCAGGAGCGGGAAGCGAACGGGGTATTGAAGAACAGCTCCCTCGAAATTTTCCTTCAGACCGGGCATGGCGATCTTCCCTACCATCAGATGATTATACCGACGAACGGCGGACCGGTCGATTATTTCGAATGGCAGACGGAATACCGAAATAACCGTCCGTTGAAGGGCAACGTCACGGTCGTGAACGAGGAAATTCCGACGGGCTGGGGCACCGTGGTGCGGATCCCGTGGGAGACGTACTATGAACACGTCCCGTTGAACGGCGAGGATTGGGAATTCGCGATGATCCGCTGGTCGCCGTCCCATTCGCCGACATGGGGAGGACGGGTGCATCAGGCGGGCCGGTTCAACGTGCTCGACATCCAGGCGCCGACGGCGGAACAGCGGACGAACATCCAGAAGAACGTGATCCGGAAAGCGTGGGCGAAATTTAACGAAACGTCCGCGACGCTGCGCGCGACGTGGCTGAACGGAGACGCGGACGACGAGCGCTTCTTCAATCGGTATTTGCAGCCGCTGATCGCGGAGGGCGAAGCGAAGGGGGCGGAAATTTCGAATTTGGACGCGATGAGCGCGGCCGAGGTCGATGCGATGTACGCTCACGTCGACGAGTGGTTCGAGCTTCGGTACGACGCCGAGGACGCGCGGACGGCAGATTTGAAGAATCGATTTTTTGCCGAAAACGAAGCCCCGACGGTCGCCGACGTTACCTACTCGACCCTGAAAAACACGCCGGCCGCCGGCACGATCGTCGGAACGGATCCGGACGGCGGCGCGCTGACGTTCGCGCTCGGGACGGCGCCGCTCCACGGGACGGCGACCGTGACGGAAGGCGGCGACTGGACGTACGCGCCGAACGAAGATTACGTCGGAACGGACGCGTTCACGGTCGTCGCGACCGATGCTTCCGGCGAAACGGCGACGGCGACGGTGTCCGTGACGGTTCTCCGCGGTCCGGAAACGACGGCGTCGATCTCGCCCGGCGAGCCGAACGGCGGCGGCGGATGGTATACGTCGGACGTGACGGTCGCGCTGGCGACGACCGCCGACGATGCCGTCGGCGCGAACCGGACGGAATATCGGATCGACGGCGGCGACTGGACCGTCTATGTCGAGCCGATCGTCCTGACGGAGGACGGCGCGCACGTCGTCGAATATCGCGGCGTCGATAACGCCGGTCATGTGGAAGCGACGCGAACCGCGACGATCGCCATCGACAAGAGCGCGCCGGAAGCGGCGGTCGTACTCGACGTCGCCGTGCTTTGGCCGCCGAACCATAAGCTGATGCCGATCCAGGCGACGGTGACGTCCGGCGACGGCGAAGGCGGCTCGGGCGTCGCGTCCGTCCGGCTCGTCTCGATTGCGAGCAGCGAACCGGACGAAGGCACGGACGGCGAAGACGTGCCGGGCGACGTCGCGGACGCGGAATACGGAACGGAAGATACGAGCTTCTCGCTGCGGGCGGAGCGATCCGACGGCGGAAGCGGCCGCGTCTACACGATTACGTATGCGATCGCGGACGTCGCGGGGAACGTAACGACGGTCGAGGCGACCGTTACGGTCCCGCATAACCAATAA
- a CDS encoding SDR family NAD(P)-dependent oxidoreductase: MLQHKVIWITGALGMLGRSAIRMFLERGAVVIAVDRRPLEDVPDVERLAASYGEDRFAFLRADACDEGDVVSAVAEIERRYGRLDGTYHNVYANVWKPALELSLTEWEDSVRGTLTSAFLVCKHALPLMIRSGGGSIVNTSSILGQVVSPGCLAYGAAKAGLNQLTRVLAADYAASGIRANVLVPGDFRSGEALARQSDAERQAMRERAWLGRSGSADEINELAAFLLSDASSYVTGTLFTADGGFHL, encoded by the coding sequence ATGCTGCAACATAAAGTCATATGGATCACCGGCGCCCTCGGCATGCTGGGACGGAGCGCGATTCGGATGTTTCTGGAGCGCGGGGCGGTCGTGATCGCCGTCGATCGCCGCCCCCTCGAAGATGTCCCCGACGTCGAACGACTGGCGGCGTCGTACGGCGAGGACCGGTTCGCGTTCCTCCGCGCCGATGCGTGCGACGAAGGCGACGTCGTCTCGGCGGTCGCCGAGATCGAACGCCGGTACGGGCGGTTGGACGGCACGTATCACAACGTGTACGCCAACGTCTGGAAGCCGGCGCTGGAGCTGTCCTTGACCGAATGGGAGGACTCCGTCCGCGGAACATTGACGAGCGCGTTCCTCGTGTGCAAGCATGCCCTGCCGCTCATGATTCGTTCCGGCGGCGGCTCGATCGTCAACACCTCCTCGATTTTGGGGCAGGTCGTCTCGCCGGGCTGCCTCGCCTACGGGGCGGCGAAAGCCGGCCTCAACCAGTTGACCCGCGTGCTGGCCGCGGATTACGCCGCCTCCGGCATACGGGCCAACGTACTGGTTCCCGGCGATTTCCGATCCGGGGAGGCGCTCGCGCGTCAGTCGGACGCGGAACGGCAAGCGATGCGCGAGCGCGCTTGGCTCGGGCGGAGCGGCAGCGCGGACGAAATTAACGAGCTCGCCGCCTTCCTGCTCTCGGACGCTTCTTCGTACGTAACCGGCACTTTATTTACCGCGGACGGAGGCTTTCACTTATGA
- a CDS encoding LacI family DNA-binding transcriptional regulator, with protein sequence MKRRKEVSLKDIAAKMGLTVHTVSKALRGRHGMSEETRRQVFRTAREMGYRTKAQELSLAIGGVARYGGKQHRFVLATERDGGIVDVLGEGIRERLAELGHRLDRIACPVRAKTPSALREWVERSGIPYASGIFIAPLLSPALEKALLELPSPKILLNYPKAGVEADSVVWDVYDAMARCVDVLAEAGHTRIVYAGHTEGHRGFRLRWQAFKEALADNGIRLDPRECLLEPAPTLERWIRAFAEKRERLRPTAVICAVEYLLPWVAAACEALRIAVPDEVSVVSLETSESAAFPNITCPALPVRDTGARAADRMLWRIANPHLPYEHSRLMCRWREGDTVRKVIMNKMTK encoded by the coding sequence ATGAAGCGCAGGAAAGAAGTATCGCTTAAGGACATCGCCGCGAAGATGGGGCTGACCGTCCATACGGTTTCCAAAGCGCTCCGAGGCCGGCACGGCATGTCGGAGGAAACTCGGCGGCAAGTGTTTCGCACCGCAAGGGAGATGGGCTACCGAACGAAAGCGCAAGAGCTGTCGTTGGCCATAGGCGGCGTCGCGCGATACGGCGGGAAGCAGCATCGTTTCGTGTTGGCGACGGAGAGAGACGGCGGGATCGTAGACGTTCTCGGCGAAGGCATCCGCGAACGGCTGGCCGAGCTCGGGCACCGGTTGGATCGAATCGCGTGCCCCGTTCGGGCGAAGACGCCTTCGGCGCTGCGGGAGTGGGTCGAGCGGAGCGGCATTCCTTACGCATCCGGCATCTTCATCGCTCCGCTGCTATCTCCGGCGTTGGAGAAGGCGCTGCTGGAGCTGCCCTCCCCGAAGATTCTGCTGAATTATCCGAAGGCCGGCGTCGAGGCGGACAGCGTCGTCTGGGATGTATACGACGCGATGGCTCGCTGCGTCGACGTTCTCGCGGAAGCGGGGCATACCCGGATCGTATACGCAGGTCATACCGAGGGGCATCGGGGGTTCCGCTTGCGGTGGCAAGCGTTCAAGGAAGCGCTGGCGGACAACGGCATTCGGCTCGATCCGCGGGAATGCTTGCTGGAGCCGGCGCCGACGCTGGAGCGATGGATTCGGGCGTTCGCCGAGAAGCGGGAGCGCCTGCGGCCGACCGCGGTCATATGCGCCGTCGAGTATTTGCTGCCGTGGGTCGCGGCGGCGTGCGAAGCGCTGCGCATCGCCGTTCCGGACGAGGTGTCCGTCGTCAGTCTGGAGACGTCGGAAAGCGCCGCGTTCCCGAACATTACCTGCCCTGCGCTCCCGGTGCGAGACACCGGGGCGAGGGCGGCGGACCGTATGCTGTGGCGGATCGCGAATCCGCATTTGCCTTACGAGCATTCGCGGTTGATGTGCCGATGGCGCGAAGGCGACACCGTCCGGAAAGTTATCATGAATAAAATGACAAAATGA
- a CDS encoding M81 family metallopeptidase, producing the protein MNIAVGGLFHETNTFVALRTELPQFQRCALLRGGDIVDRYRGTEGTWGGIIDRAEALGVRLSPALYAEAVPGGVVEHASFLQLAEELVASLDAGADGILLVLHGAMVTSEEQDAEGWLLRRCRERFGPDVPIVCTIDLHANVSPEMVTLSHCLVGYDTYPHTDYYPRAVEAVDILHGILLGDLSPTSSLYKPSAMPAVQSMLTDAPPMNTLIDLAHRIEKEPGVVNVTITGGFPYADVYWAGMGFIVTTNGDPAGAKRRARDIGRAFEAMERQFAVTLPSPDEGVVLAKASNVYPVVLVDSSDNVGGGSSGDGTDVLAAILRHGLKPSVVMLADPEAVLAAIEAGIGGLLSTKVGGKTDRLHGDSVAIRGTVARLSDGHYRSERTGEPKYMGLTAVVDCDGVYIVLTTERVPAFDLAAIESVGLHLKHMRYIAVKGAVQWKSSYGRIARASVEVDAAGVTSASFRRFRYARLRSGMFPIER; encoded by the coding sequence ATGAACATCGCCGTCGGCGGCTTGTTTCACGAAACGAATACGTTCGTCGCCTTGCGAACGGAGCTTCCGCAGTTCCAACGCTGCGCGCTGCTGAGAGGCGGGGACATCGTCGATCGCTACCGAGGAACGGAGGGGACGTGGGGCGGGATCATCGACCGAGCGGAAGCGTTGGGCGTCCGGTTGTCCCCTGCGTTGTATGCGGAGGCGGTTCCCGGCGGGGTGGTGGAGCACGCGTCGTTCCTGCAGCTCGCGGAGGAATTGGTGGCTTCGTTGGATGCCGGCGCGGACGGCATTCTGCTCGTGCTGCACGGCGCCATGGTCACGTCGGAGGAGCAGGACGCGGAGGGCTGGCTGCTGCGGCGATGCCGGGAGAGGTTCGGCCCCGACGTGCCGATCGTCTGCACGATCGATCTTCACGCCAACGTCAGCCCCGAGATGGTTACCTTGTCGCATTGTCTCGTCGGATACGACACGTATCCGCACACCGATTATTACCCCAGGGCCGTGGAAGCGGTAGACATCCTTCATGGCATACTCCTCGGCGACCTCTCGCCGACCTCTTCCCTCTACAAGCCTTCCGCTATGCCGGCGGTACAATCCATGCTGACGGACGCCCCGCCTATGAACACGCTCATCGACCTTGCGCACCGGATCGAGAAGGAACCGGGCGTCGTCAACGTGACGATCACCGGCGGCTTCCCTTACGCCGACGTCTATTGGGCGGGCATGGGATTTATCGTGACGACGAACGGGGACCCGGCAGGCGCGAAACGTCGGGCCCGGGACATCGGGCGCGCCTTCGAAGCCATGGAGCGGCAGTTCGCCGTTACGCTGCCTTCCCCGGACGAGGGGGTCGTCCTCGCGAAAGCGTCGAACGTCTATCCCGTCGTGTTGGTCGATTCCAGCGATAACGTGGGGGGCGGCTCTTCCGGCGACGGGACGGACGTGCTTGCGGCCATCCTGAGGCATGGATTGAAGCCCTCCGTCGTCATGCTCGCCGACCCCGAAGCGGTGCTTGCGGCGATCGAGGCGGGCATCGGCGGCCTGCTTTCGACGAAGGTCGGCGGGAAGACGGACCGCCTTCACGGGGACAGCGTCGCCATTCGGGGGACCGTCGCCCGGCTCAGCGACGGTCATTACCGCAGCGAGCGGACAGGCGAACCGAAATATATGGGTCTTACGGCCGTCGTCGATTGCGACGGCGTCTACATCGTCTTAACGACGGAGCGCGTTCCGGCGTTCGACCTGGCGGCGATCGAAAGCGTAGGACTGCACTTGAAACATATGCGGTATATCGCCGTCAAAGGCGCCGTGCAATGGAAGTCGTCTTACGGCAGAATCGCCCGAGCCTCCGTCGAGGTGGACGCGGCCGGGGTCACCTCCGCGAGCTTCCGCAGGTTCCGCTACGCTCGATTGCGCAGCGGCATGTTCCCGATCGAACGATAA
- a CDS encoding Gfo/Idh/MocA family protein, translating to MSKARVALIGAGLRGQGYTEYALKHPEEMQVVAVADPNANRREKMRLDHGIDAAMCFADWRELLSRPKLADAVFVCTQDKMHYEPTMRSLEAGYHVLLEKPMSPDPVECIAMGEKAKELGLVFSICHVLRYTPFFGTIKRLIDEGRIGRLLAIQHNENVGYWHQAHSFVRGNWRNSAESSPMILAKSCHDMDILLWLAGADCVSVASAGSLSHFKAENAPEGAPERCTDGCPASETCLYYAPKVYLTEDPGWLGAAISDDPSYEARLRALQEGPYGRCVYRCDNDVVDHQAVNLEFANEVTAAFTMTAFTNDVSRTIKLMGTEGEIRASMENDDIELIRFGAGARERIPLDGAGAEGGHGGGDGGIVRDFVRLVREGGKGKGLTAAEHSVQSHLMAFAAERSRIHKEVVSLAAFRDRYHREYARRT from the coding sequence ATGAGCAAGGCGAGGGTGGCGCTGATCGGCGCCGGATTGCGGGGGCAAGGGTATACGGAATATGCGTTGAAACACCCGGAAGAGATGCAGGTCGTCGCCGTGGCGGATCCGAACGCGAACCGTCGGGAGAAGATGAGGCTGGATCATGGCATCGACGCGGCGATGTGCTTCGCCGATTGGCGGGAGCTGCTGTCGCGGCCGAAGCTGGCGGACGCCGTCTTCGTGTGCACGCAAGACAAGATGCATTACGAACCGACGATGCGTTCTCTCGAGGCGGGATACCACGTGCTGTTGGAGAAGCCGATGTCGCCGGATCCCGTCGAATGCATCGCGATGGGGGAGAAGGCGAAGGAGCTGGGGCTCGTCTTTTCGATCTGCCACGTGCTTCGCTATACGCCGTTCTTCGGCACGATCAAGCGCTTGATCGACGAAGGGCGGATCGGGCGCCTTCTAGCGATTCAGCATAACGAAAACGTGGGCTACTGGCACCAAGCGCACAGCTTCGTCCGCGGCAACTGGCGGAACTCGGCCGAGTCGAGTCCGATGATTCTCGCCAAGTCGTGTCACGACATGGACATCTTGTTATGGCTCGCCGGGGCGGATTGCGTCAGCGTCGCTTCCGCCGGCTCGCTCTCGCATTTCAAGGCGGAGAACGCGCCCGAAGGCGCTCCCGAGAGATGCACCGACGGCTGCCCGGCGTCCGAGACGTGTCTGTATTACGCTCCCAAGGTGTACTTGACGGAGGACCCCGGGTGGCTCGGCGCGGCGATCAGCGACGACCCGAGCTACGAGGCGCGACTCCGGGCGCTGCAGGAAGGACCTTACGGACGCTGCGTGTACCGCTGCGACAACGACGTCGTCGACCACCAAGCGGTCAACCTCGAGTTCGCCAACGAAGTGACCGCCGCCTTCACGATGACCGCGTTCACGAATGACGTGTCCCGAACGATCAAGTTGATGGGGACCGAAGGCGAAATCCGCGCTTCGATGGAGAACGACGACATCGAGCTGATCCGATTCGGCGCGGGCGCGCGCGAGCGCATCCCCTTGGACGGGGCCGGCGCGGAAGGAGGACACGGCGGAGGCGACGGGGGCATCGTTCGCGATTTCGTCCGGTTGGTGCGGGAGGGCGGCAAGGGCAAAGGGCTGACCGCGGCGGAGCATTCGGTCCAGAGCCATCTGATGGCGTTCGCCGCGGAGCGGTCGCGCATCCATAAGGAAGTCGTGTCGCTGGCGGCGTTCCGAGATCGGTATCATCGGGAATACGCGCGTCGGACGTAA